From the genome of Shewanella sp. Choline-02u-19, one region includes:
- a CDS encoding NAD-dependent succinate-semialdehyde dehydrogenase, whose amino-acid sequence MQQVNDSGLVKLSSYIDGQWIEGATRFDVINPANDQVVAQVSNAGIEETKAAVLAAKKALPAWSKKSANERAVIMRRWFNLMMESQDDLGRILTLEQGKPLAEAKGEIAYGAAFIDWFAEEGKRVYGDTIPGPAGDKRIIVIKQPVGVVASITPWNFPNAMIARKAAAALAAGCTFVVRPSPITPLSALAMAELAQRAGVPAGVLNVVVGEDAVGMGKVLTQHPDVAKFTFTGSTAVGKILMTQAASTVKKISMELGGNAPFIVFDDADIDAAVQGAMISKYRNAGQTCVCTNRILLQKGIAQEFTDKFASAVAELKMGDGFTEGVNLGPMITSQALAGVHQLVQETIAAGAKLIAGGKHGAAGNNFYEPTILTDVTNDMPLASNEIFGPVAPIITFDTEEEAIKLANDTEYGLAAYFYSRDIGRVWRVGEALEYGMVGVNEGIISNAAAPFGGVKQSGNGREGSKYGLDDYMEIKYLCMGGLDR is encoded by the coding sequence ATGCAACAAGTTAACGATTCTGGATTAGTTAAGCTCAGCTCATACATTGACGGTCAATGGATTGAAGGGGCTACGCGTTTTGATGTTATCAACCCTGCCAATGACCAAGTTGTGGCACAAGTCAGTAATGCTGGCATCGAAGAAACTAAAGCCGCGGTATTAGCCGCTAAAAAAGCGCTACCTGCTTGGTCTAAGAAGTCAGCCAATGAACGCGCGGTTATTATGCGTCGTTGGTTTAATCTGATGATGGAAAGCCAAGATGATCTCGGTCGAATCTTGACGTTGGAGCAAGGCAAGCCTTTAGCCGAAGCCAAAGGTGAAATCGCCTATGGTGCCGCCTTTATTGATTGGTTTGCGGAAGAGGGTAAACGTGTCTATGGCGATACGATTCCTGGACCCGCGGGTGATAAGCGCATCATAGTGATTAAGCAGCCCGTTGGCGTCGTGGCCTCTATTACACCTTGGAATTTCCCCAATGCCATGATTGCTCGTAAAGCGGCGGCGGCGCTGGCTGCAGGATGCACTTTTGTAGTGCGCCCATCACCTATTACGCCTTTATCGGCGCTGGCGATGGCAGAACTTGCACAGCGTGCTGGTGTGCCTGCAGGGGTATTGAATGTGGTTGTGGGTGAAGATGCTGTTGGCATGGGTAAAGTGCTGACTCAGCACCCTGATGTCGCCAAGTTTACCTTCACGGGATCGACTGCCGTGGGTAAGATACTGATGACCCAAGCTGCTAGCACAGTGAAAAAAATCTCTATGGAGCTAGGTGGAAATGCGCCCTTTATTGTGTTTGATGACGCCGATATTGATGCGGCGGTGCAGGGGGCAATGATCTCTAAATATCGAAATGCTGGACAAACCTGTGTGTGCACCAATCGTATTTTGCTGCAAAAGGGCATAGCCCAAGAGTTTACCGATAAGTTTGCCAGTGCAGTGGCTGAGCTTAAGATGGGGGATGGATTTACTGAGGGCGTCAATTTAGGCCCGATGATCACATCACAAGCGCTGGCTGGCGTACATCAACTGGTGCAAGAAACTATCGCGGCGGGTGCCAAACTCATTGCTGGAGGCAAGCATGGCGCTGCGGGCAATAACTTCTATGAGCCGACTATTTTAACGGATGTGACCAATGATATGCCATTGGCAAGTAATGAAATTTTTGGACCAGTAGCCCCCATTATCACCTTCGATACCGAAGAAGAGGCTATTAAATTGGCCAATGACACTGAGTACGGCTTAGCGGCGTACTTCTATTCCAGAGACATTGGCCGAGTATGGCGCGTCGGTGAAGCATTGGAGTACGGCATGGTCGGTGTAAACGAAGGGATTATCTCAAATGCAGCGGCGCCGTTTGGTGGTGTTAAGCAATCGGGAAATGGTCGCGAAGGTTCTAAATATGGCCTGGATGATTATATGGAAATCAAATATCTGTGCATGGGTGGCTTAGACCGCTAA
- the gabT gene encoding 4-aminobutyrate--2-oxoglutarate transaminase translates to MTNSSLQDRKVKVIARGQGNVYPVYVDKALNAELWDVEGHRYIDFGTGIAVCNTGHSHPKVVAAVKAQLDKFSHTCVMINPYESAVELAEKLTELAPGDSDKKAIFVTTGAEAVENCVKIARAHTGRRGVIAFNGGFHGRTNLTMALTGKISPYKHLFGPFPGDIYHAPFPMAYHDVSVKESLKALDNLFKVDIAPSDVAAIIVESVQGEGGFYIAPVAFLQALRSLCDQHGIVLIADEIQTGFGRTGKMFSFEHADVEPDLITMAKGIAGGFPIAAVVGKSEIMDAPLPGGLGGTYGGSPVGCVAALAVLEIIAEEKLVQRADQIGQIFNEQLTLLQSSYSHLIGEVRNQGAMIAIELVSNADSEQPNPALTQAIIAKAAEHGLILLACGFYGNVIRFLPALTISDELIYEGLNKFNQLFSKLAD, encoded by the coding sequence ATGACAAACAGCAGCTTACAAGATAGAAAAGTGAAGGTTATCGCCCGTGGTCAAGGCAATGTCTACCCCGTTTATGTGGACAAGGCACTGAATGCTGAGCTTTGGGACGTTGAAGGTCATCGCTATATTGATTTCGGTACCGGTATTGCTGTTTGTAATACGGGTCATAGTCACCCTAAAGTGGTGGCTGCAGTTAAAGCGCAGCTTGATAAGTTTAGCCACACCTGTGTAATGATTAATCCCTATGAATCCGCTGTTGAGCTGGCTGAGAAATTAACAGAGCTAGCGCCAGGTGATAGTGACAAAAAAGCCATATTTGTCACCACGGGGGCGGAGGCGGTTGAAAACTGCGTCAAAATAGCCAGAGCCCATACTGGCCGCCGTGGCGTCATTGCCTTTAATGGTGGCTTTCATGGGCGGACTAATTTAACCATGGCGTTGACGGGTAAAATAAGCCCTTATAAACATCTATTTGGTCCGTTTCCTGGTGATATTTACCATGCGCCTTTTCCAATGGCTTATCATGATGTGTCGGTTAAAGAGTCACTCAAAGCGTTAGACAACTTGTTTAAAGTCGATATTGCGCCAAGCGATGTAGCGGCGATTATTGTCGAGTCAGTTCAAGGCGAAGGTGGTTTTTATATCGCCCCTGTAGCATTTTTGCAGGCATTACGCAGTTTGTGCGATCAACATGGCATCGTGCTGATTGCCGATGAGATCCAAACGGGCTTTGGCCGTACCGGTAAAATGTTCAGTTTTGAACATGCCGATGTCGAACCCGACTTGATCACCATGGCCAAAGGCATCGCGGGTGGTTTTCCTATTGCTGCGGTTGTTGGTAAGAGTGAGATCATGGATGCTCCTTTACCTGGCGGTCTTGGTGGCACTTACGGTGGCTCTCCAGTTGGCTGCGTTGCAGCACTTGCTGTGCTTGAGATCATTGCAGAGGAAAAGCTGGTTCAGCGCGCAGATCAGATAGGCCAAATTTTTAATGAACAGCTAACGTTACTGCAATCAAGCTATTCGCATTTGATTGGTGAAGTGCGAAATCAAGGCGCTATGATTGCCATCGAGTTGGTGAGCAATGCTGACAGTGAACAGCCTAACCCTGCGCTGACGCAAGCGATTATTGCCAAGGCTGCAGAGCATGGGTTGATCCTGCTAGCCTGCGGATTTTATGGCAACGTGATCCGCTTTTTGCCTGCTTTGACCATATCTGACGAGTTGATCTATGAGGGGTTAAACAAGTTTAACCAGTTGTTTAGCAAATTAGCGGATTAA
- a CDS encoding LysR family transcriptional regulator yields MSQLTRIHYFNTVAELGSISAASNFYDIQPSSISRQIAVLEKELGVRLLNRNTRNLGLTEAGRKYFEYSQRIISEIDSAKRAVSDLQDKPRGVLRVSLTVGFGEMVILPLVTRFMEKYPEIKLELELTERVVDMVDENIDIAVRSGLLHDSNLVATHLQDNNFILCASPIYLKKYGVPLSSNELIDHTCLCYGFAGWKEWYLLGDAAQPIPLSNRITINSVNGQKQLIINDSGIALIPRWAVKEDVKQGKLSVIMPSLTFSPSEKLTSTYAIYQNREFVSPKIRVFLDFIKQELLP; encoded by the coding sequence ATGAGTCAACTCACCAGAATTCATTATTTCAATACGGTAGCCGAATTAGGAAGTATTTCAGCCGCGAGCAATTTTTATGATATTCAGCCTTCTTCCATATCGAGACAAATAGCCGTACTGGAAAAAGAACTGGGGGTGAGATTATTAAACCGAAATACACGAAATTTGGGGCTAACGGAGGCCGGAAGGAAATACTTCGAATATTCCCAAAGAATAATTTCTGAGATTGACTCGGCGAAAAGAGCCGTTAGCGATTTGCAGGATAAACCTCGGGGTGTTCTTCGAGTGAGTTTGACCGTTGGATTTGGTGAAATGGTGATCTTACCGCTAGTCACTAGGTTTATGGAGAAATACCCGGAAATAAAGTTGGAGCTTGAGCTCACTGAACGTGTAGTGGATATGGTCGATGAAAATATCGATATCGCGGTTAGAAGCGGACTGCTGCATGACTCTAATCTGGTTGCGACACATCTGCAGGATAATAATTTTATACTTTGTGCCAGCCCGATCTACTTGAAAAAATACGGCGTACCTCTGTCATCAAATGAATTAATAGATCATACGTGTTTATGCTATGGATTCGCGGGTTGGAAAGAGTGGTATCTGTTAGGCGATGCCGCACAGCCAATCCCCTTGTCTAATCGCATCACGATAAACTCTGTTAATGGTCAAAAGCAACTGATCATCAATGATTCCGGTATCGCGCTTATCCCACGCTGGGCGGTTAAAGAAGATGTTAAGCAGGGAAAATTATCGGTCATCATGCCTTCACTGACTTTTAGCCCATCTGAAAAGTTAACCTCAACTTATGCCATTTATCAAAATCGGGAATTTGTTTCACCCAAAATAAGAGTTTTTTTAGATTTTATAAAACAAGAGTTACTCCCGTAA
- the mrcB gene encoding penicillin-binding protein 1B, protein MTDKATPKPKVTPKKAPKRAPVKRVLAAKGAKKSTKATPKKPSSNKTTWGRKLWSISWKLAVIGAVAVAAYGIYLDQIIARKFEGQKWHLPAQVFSRSMALYPGAAVSHGQLMSELKLLGYRKVANPRQVGEFSASKTKIDLWRRPFLHPQGDQAEQRVMLTFDSNGVSSVTRSSDKRHLAVFHLEPVLLDRMITGDGEDRLFVTKAKMPHSIIDALILVEDRSFYEHHGVNPFAIVRAAMVNISAGRTVQGGSTLTQQLAKNFFLSSERSIIRKLREALMAIIIDFRYQKDEILEAYLNEVYMGQDKSRGVHGMGLASQFYFGRPIAELTMPQQAFLVAVIKGPSYYNPWRYPERAQKRRDLVLRLLMEAGELNVTQYEAAVESPLGLRKSNKPVHQKLPAFFAVVRHELATRYGDALLQQSGIKVYTTLDPMAQEAAEKAVKQTLEQLGKNNKSLQVGMVLTDKYSAGIAAMVGDKVPSYQGFNRAVEIRRPIGSLIKPFVYATALNQPDKYTLATPLKDQAITLKNGQGKTWSPQNVDKKFRGQVPLLTAFKKSMNVPTVNLGMAIGVAGVATTLDRAGWKDKIPEYPSMLLGAVNGSPLMVAQVFQTIADNGRYRHLNSVTTVLDANNQPLVASRPNATQAIPAASNYLVKYAMTQVVEAGTAKRLGNAFPRTTLAGKTGTSNDSRDSWFAGFDERNVAAIWVGRDDNGKTNLYGSSGAMAVYQAFLKNRPPLSLRMAPVDGVVQGYFERDTGVAKEADCGNVMRVPALRESYQPAANCGEPLPWWKKLIGS, encoded by the coding sequence ATGACAGATAAAGCCACACCTAAACCAAAAGTTACACCGAAAAAAGCGCCAAAACGAGCGCCGGTTAAACGAGTTTTAGCTGCTAAAGGCGCTAAAAAATCGACAAAGGCAACACCCAAAAAACCATCATCGAATAAAACCACTTGGGGCCGTAAATTGTGGTCTATCAGTTGGAAACTAGCAGTCATTGGCGCGGTGGCTGTTGCAGCTTATGGCATCTATTTAGATCAAATTATTGCACGTAAATTTGAAGGACAAAAGTGGCACCTACCGGCGCAAGTGTTTAGTCGCTCGATGGCATTGTATCCTGGAGCGGCCGTGAGTCATGGTCAACTGATGTCTGAGCTTAAGTTACTCGGTTACCGTAAAGTGGCTAATCCGCGTCAAGTGGGTGAATTCTCCGCCTCTAAAACCAAAATTGATCTTTGGCGCCGACCTTTCTTACATCCTCAAGGTGATCAAGCAGAGCAAAGAGTGATGCTCACCTTTGACTCGAATGGTGTGAGCTCGGTGACGAGAAGTAGCGACAAACGCCATTTAGCCGTGTTTCACCTAGAGCCGGTTTTATTGGACCGAATGATCACCGGTGATGGCGAAGACCGGTTATTTGTGACAAAGGCAAAGATGCCACATTCGATTATCGATGCACTTATCTTGGTTGAAGATCGCAGTTTTTATGAACATCACGGCGTCAATCCGTTTGCGATTGTACGTGCTGCTATGGTCAATATTAGTGCTGGACGAACGGTACAGGGGGGCTCAACTCTCACTCAGCAACTAGCGAAGAACTTCTTCCTGTCGAGCGAGCGTTCGATTATCCGTAAACTGCGCGAAGCACTCATGGCGATTATTATCGATTTTCGCTATCAAAAAGATGAAATACTCGAGGCTTACCTCAATGAAGTCTACATGGGACAAGATAAGTCTCGTGGAGTACACGGTATGGGGCTGGCATCGCAATTCTATTTCGGCCGCCCAATCGCTGAGCTGACAATGCCACAACAAGCCTTTTTAGTCGCAGTGATTAAAGGACCATCCTACTATAACCCTTGGCGTTATCCCGAGCGGGCACAGAAACGACGTGATTTGGTATTGCGCTTGTTAATGGAGGCGGGTGAACTTAATGTGACGCAGTATGAGGCCGCGGTTGAATCGCCATTAGGCTTGAGAAAATCAAATAAACCAGTGCACCAAAAACTGCCGGCATTTTTTGCTGTGGTTAGGCATGAATTAGCAACGCGATATGGTGATGCACTGTTACAACAATCAGGGATTAAGGTGTATACCACCCTGGATCCTATGGCGCAGGAAGCCGCTGAAAAAGCGGTTAAACAAACCCTTGAACAGCTAGGTAAAAACAACAAGTCCTTACAGGTCGGCATGGTGCTTACTGATAAATATTCCGCCGGTATTGCCGCCATGGTTGGCGATAAAGTGCCGAGTTACCAGGGCTTTAACCGCGCCGTTGAGATCCGTCGACCAATAGGCTCTTTAATCAAGCCGTTTGTTTACGCCACCGCCCTCAATCAACCCGATAAATACACACTTGCCACTCCACTAAAGGATCAGGCAATTACCCTTAAAAATGGTCAAGGCAAAACCTGGTCACCACAAAATGTGGATAAAAAATTCCGCGGTCAAGTGCCTTTGCTGACAGCCTTTAAAAAGTCGATGAACGTACCCACGGTTAATCTTGGTATGGCAATAGGTGTGGCAGGCGTTGCAACGACGCTCGATCGCGCTGGTTGGAAAGATAAGATCCCAGAGTATCCGTCAATGTTACTCGGTGCGGTTAATGGTTCGCCCTTAATGGTGGCGCAAGTCTTTCAAACCATCGCTGATAATGGTCGCTATCGCCATCTAAATTCAGTGACCACGGTATTGGATGCTAACAACCAGCCGCTGGTAGCATCAAGACCTAACGCCACTCAAGCTATTCCAGCAGCGAGTAACTACTTGGTTAAATATGCGATGACTCAAGTGGTAGAAGCTGGCACCGCTAAACGTTTAGGCAATGCTTTTCCGCGTACCACTCTCGCGGGTAAAACCGGTACCAGTAATGATTCCAGAGACTCTTGGTTTGCTGGTTTTGATGAGCGTAATGTCGCAGCTATTTGGGTGGGGCGAGATGATAACGGAAAAACTAATCTCTATGGTAGTAGTGGCGCGATGGCGGTATACCAAGCTTTCTTGAAGAATCGTCCACCTCTGAGCTTGCGGATGGCGCCAGTCGATGGCGTGGTACAGGGATACTTTGAACGTGATACCGGAGTGGCAAAAGAAGCTGATTGCGGCAATGTCATGCGTGTACCAGCATTGCGGGAGAGTTACCAACCCGCCGCTAATTGCGGCGAGCCATTGCCGTGGTGGAAAAAGCTGATTGGCAGTTAA
- a CDS encoding class I SAM-dependent methyltransferase, which produces MNLFQEYEKQQLWRDWPQYLNFIPLTSSDAVVDLGCSVGDVSRTFSEQVERVVGIDLNKEFVQFCQASKTNNETFIHSDFLNVDYSSLGLVNGIWASYSLSYLTRPEEYLKQLHSIIAPDGWIALLDVACFISGNLSKDSLYYERVRQFELASYQSGLYDFNFGDKMQSMLLAAGFEIIHVDNNVTDPELNFSGAASLDVIQGWSARLSRMQKLSELLGDKYSDFCVDLLSNLGSNSHEKRGSVRFVVAKKAD; this is translated from the coding sequence TTGAACCTTTTTCAAGAATACGAAAAACAACAATTATGGCGAGATTGGCCGCAATATCTGAACTTCATACCATTAACGTCGAGTGATGCTGTTGTTGATCTTGGTTGTTCTGTAGGAGACGTGTCGCGTACCTTTTCAGAGCAGGTCGAACGTGTGGTCGGTATCGATCTCAATAAGGAGTTTGTACAGTTTTGTCAGGCAAGCAAAACCAATAACGAAACTTTCATTCATAGTGACTTTCTGAATGTTGATTATTCGTCTTTAGGGCTAGTTAACGGCATTTGGGCAAGCTACTCACTATCTTATTTAACTCGCCCAGAAGAGTATCTAAAGCAGTTGCATTCAATAATAGCGCCTGACGGTTGGATAGCCTTATTAGATGTCGCTTGCTTTATCTCTGGAAATCTAAGTAAAGACAGTCTCTATTATGAAAGGGTGCGGCAGTTTGAGTTAGCGTCATATCAATCGGGCTTATATGACTTTAATTTTGGTGACAAAATGCAGAGTATGTTGCTGGCAGCCGGATTTGAGATAATCCATGTAGATAATAATGTTACCGATCCCGAGCTTAATTTTTCAGGCGCAGCGAGCCTAGATGTTATTCAAGGCTGGTCAGCAAGGTTAAGCCGAATGCAAAAACTGAGTGAACTACTGGGTGACAAGTACTCAGATTTCTGCGTTGATTTACTATCCAACCTTGGCTCAAATAGCCATGAAAAACGAGGTAGTGTGCGGTTTGTTGTTGCCAAAAAAGCTGATTAG
- a CDS encoding PepSY-associated TM helix domain-containing protein: MTRKHPSLRVKLLRQLRPWHRRIGIFSTLFVIFMAVSGVLINHSNHLSLDTAQVKQSWLLDYYGVKAPKDVNLYQQTPHKLISAGNQVWLDEQLILEANASVLAVVSYNSMIVAVDTSHLYLLSQQGELLETQDSATGLPSHIQALGLQDNLWLKTPSGLFVADNDLIDWSQSQPLAAIPWVKTLNNTDSNDIAEQIRASRLHWERVLLDLHSGRFFGALGPWLMDLVAIALIIMSLTGCYIWLQQKPVKVKRRKK; this comes from the coding sequence ATGACGCGAAAACATCCAAGCTTAAGAGTAAAACTGTTACGACAATTACGCCCTTGGCACCGCAGAATAGGTATTTTTTCGACCTTATTCGTCATTTTCATGGCCGTTTCAGGCGTACTGATCAACCACAGTAATCACCTTTCCCTCGATACCGCTCAAGTAAAACAAAGCTGGCTGCTTGATTACTACGGCGTAAAAGCACCAAAAGACGTTAATCTTTATCAGCAAACGCCACACAAACTCATTAGTGCTGGTAACCAAGTGTGGCTTGATGAGCAATTAATTCTAGAAGCAAATGCATCCGTATTGGCGGTTGTCAGTTATAACTCGATGATTGTGGCTGTGGATACTAGCCATCTCTACTTGCTGTCTCAGCAAGGTGAACTACTGGAAACGCAAGATAGCGCGACAGGTTTGCCCTCTCATATACAAGCACTTGGGTTGCAAGACAATCTGTGGCTAAAAACACCATCGGGACTGTTTGTCGCTGATAACGATCTTATTGATTGGTCACAATCTCAACCTCTTGCCGCTATTCCTTGGGTTAAGACCTTAAATAATACCGATAGCAATGACATAGCGGAGCAAATACGCGCCAGTCGCCTGCATTGGGAGCGGGTATTACTCGATCTACACAGTGGCCGTTTCTTCGGTGCGTTAGGCCCTTGGCTGATGGACTTAGTTGCCATCGCCCTTATTATCATGTCATTGACTGGCTGTTATATTTGGCTGCAGCAGAAACCAGTAAAAGTTAAGCGACGTAAAAAATAA
- a CDS encoding FMN-binding protein — MKLPLVILSVLLSCSLMSAAVNARGTYQKPEEFISQAFNAEVPKAKVFWIDEPAQQAIESILAHSYKKMRLRYWQQANESVWIMDEIGKESAITVAIHVKDSAIAQTKVLVYRESRGDEVRHDFFTDQFKSAKLKQDLQLDTHIDGITGATLSVRALTKLSRIALYLNDYVIKKDKE; from the coding sequence ATGAAACTACCTCTCGTTATATTATCTGTCTTATTAAGCTGCTCATTGATGAGCGCTGCAGTAAATGCTAGAGGGACCTACCAAAAGCCAGAAGAGTTTATAAGCCAAGCCTTTAATGCTGAAGTGCCTAAAGCTAAAGTATTCTGGATTGACGAACCCGCTCAACAAGCAATTGAATCTATCCTCGCCCATAGCTATAAAAAAATGCGTCTACGCTACTGGCAGCAAGCTAATGAAAGCGTTTGGATTATGGATGAAATAGGCAAAGAATCCGCCATCACCGTCGCCATTCATGTCAAAGACAGTGCGATTGCCCAGACAAAAGTACTGGTTTATCGAGAAAGTCGCGGCGATGAAGTCAGGCATGACTTCTTTACTGATCAGTTTAAATCAGCCAAACTCAAGCAAGACTTGCAACTCGATACACATATCGATGGCATAACAGGCGCAACGTTATCCGTTCGAGCGTTAACAAAGTTATCTCGAATAGCCCTGTATCTAAACGACTATGTGATTAAAAAAGATAAAGAATGA
- a CDS encoding porin, producing the protein MMMKKTLLATALISMFAAQGAYASDETAELRKIIEQQQKVLQDLERRLDETEKRVEKTADVVEESASESKSATTIGGYGELHYNNITNNKTGKDKKEFDFHRFVLFVGHEFNDSTRFFSELEVEHSISGEGQNGEVELEQAYIEHDFNDMFTAKAGLFLMPVGIINETHEPPAFYGVERNPVEKNILPATWWEAGLNLNIQAAPGLAFDGAVTSGLYVDESYSIRGGRQKVSKAKAEDLAYTARIKYTAVPGLELAATAQYQSDLTQGRAGVETASATLLTAHAIYTIKGFTVKALYAQWDIDGQEAKTLGRDDQNGYYIEPSYRFNESFGVFARYNEYDNNAGNSDDTKVEQTNVGINYWLHENVVFKADYEKVGGAKDADGFNLGVGYQF; encoded by the coding sequence ATGATGATGAAAAAAACGTTACTTGCTACTGCGCTAATTAGCATGTTTGCGGCTCAAGGGGCTTATGCTTCGGATGAAACTGCTGAACTACGTAAGATTATTGAACAACAGCAGAAAGTCTTACAAGATCTTGAAAGACGTCTTGATGAAACTGAGAAGCGCGTTGAAAAAACGGCTGATGTTGTTGAAGAGTCAGCTTCTGAATCTAAGAGTGCTACAACGATTGGTGGTTATGGTGAACTTCACTATAACAACATCACTAATAACAAAACTGGCAAAGATAAAAAAGAGTTCGACTTCCATCGTTTCGTGCTTTTTGTTGGCCATGAGTTCAATGACAGCACACGCTTTTTCTCTGAGCTAGAAGTTGAGCACTCAATCTCTGGTGAAGGACAAAACGGTGAAGTAGAACTCGAACAAGCTTACATTGAGCATGACTTTAATGACATGTTTACTGCTAAAGCAGGTTTGTTCTTAATGCCTGTCGGTATCATTAACGAAACTCACGAGCCACCAGCATTTTACGGTGTTGAGCGTAACCCTGTTGAGAAAAATATCTTACCAGCCACTTGGTGGGAAGCGGGTCTAAACCTAAACATTCAAGCAGCTCCAGGTCTTGCATTTGATGGTGCAGTGACCTCAGGCCTGTACGTTGATGAGTCATACAGTATTCGTGGCGGACGTCAAAAAGTGTCTAAAGCAAAAGCGGAAGACTTAGCTTATACCGCACGCATTAAGTACACCGCCGTACCGGGTCTAGAATTAGCCGCTACAGCTCAGTACCAGTCAGATCTAACTCAAGGCCGTGCTGGTGTTGAAACTGCATCAGCAACATTGTTAACGGCTCATGCTATCTACACTATCAAAGGTTTCACTGTTAAAGCACTATACGCTCAGTGGGATATCGATGGTCAAGAAGCAAAAACCTTAGGTCGTGATGATCAAAACGGTTACTACATTGAACCTTCATATCGTTTCAACGAAAGCTTTGGTGTGTTTGCTCGTTACAACGAGTATGACAACAATGCAGGCAACAGCGATGATACTAAAGTAGAGCAAACCAACGTGGGTATTAACTACTGGTTGCACGAAAACGTGGTATTTAAAGCCGACTATGAAAAAGTGGGTGGCGCTAAAGATGCTGACGGATTTAACTTAGGCGTTGGCTACCAGTTCTAA
- a CDS encoding DUF3581 domain-containing protein, with the protein MFLSSFFKKTNQSILIAPEQASEFAKSVAQDFNPIHDVAAKRFCVPGDLLFSLVLNEYGLSQKMTFNFAGMVGEGVKLQFPVTVDEDFDIHDDKEKCYLNVHRSGDVRHCDVQIESFIRKYVAFSGLNFMHILVPMMKQRQMMINPARPLVIYESMSFDLTTLDFTEVELTLVKEDLQIQGKRGDVTLTFELHSGDTLVGTGIKTLVMSGLRPYVDDQAQQMFDKYEERRISYSA; encoded by the coding sequence ATGTTTCTAAGTTCTTTCTTTAAAAAAACAAACCAGTCTATTTTAATCGCTCCTGAACAGGCTAGTGAGTTTGCTAAAAGCGTTGCACAAGATTTCAATCCTATTCATGACGTTGCCGCAAAGCGCTTTTGTGTACCAGGCGATCTGCTTTTCTCTCTGGTATTGAATGAATACGGTCTTAGCCAAAAAATGACGTTTAATTTTGCCGGCATGGTTGGTGAAGGTGTAAAGCTACAGTTTCCCGTTACCGTAGATGAAGATTTCGATATTCACGATGACAAAGAAAAGTGCTATTTAAACGTACATCGCAGCGGTGATGTTAGACATTGTGATGTTCAGATTGAATCATTTATTCGTAAATATGTCGCATTTTCAGGCCTTAACTTTATGCATATTTTGGTGCCGATGATGAAACAGCGCCAAATGATGATCAACCCCGCAAGGCCGCTAGTTATTTATGAAAGCATGTCTTTTGATTTAACCACGCTCGACTTTACCGAAGTTGAGCTCACGTTAGTGAAGGAAGATTTACAGATCCAAGGTAAGCGTGGCGATGTCACATTAACGTTTGAGCTCCACAGTGGTGACACTTTGGTAGGCACCGGAATTAAGACATTGGTGATGAGCGGCCTACGCCCATACGTTGATGACCAAGCACAGCAGATGTTTGATAAATACGAAGAGCGCCGAATCAGCTATAGCGCTTAG